From one Nitrospira sp. genomic stretch:
- the hpnR gene encoding hopanoid C-3 methylase HpnR, whose amino-acid sequence MKFLAVHPGPLMYTKIYLRLEPLGLEMVAQACRQAGHDVRLIDLQADTWKDYEALITSWKPDAVAFGCNYLANVPEIVDLAKLTKSLLPNAFVFVGGHSASFVARDFLEHANGALDCVLKGEGEVAAPKLLEAVEHDRKAITKVPGVVTLDGEGPPAQFIENLDSVRPARDLLRNRHKYFIGVLDPCASVEFARGCPWDCSFCSAWTFYGRSYRTVSTERAVEELEQVQEPGIFLVDDVAFIQAKQGMEIGEAVARRGIKKQYYMETRGDVLLRNKEVFQFWKKLGLQYMFLGVEAIDEEGLKMHRKRISLGRNFEALEFARSLGITVAINLIADPDWDRQRFETVRQWCLEIPEIVNISVNTPYPGTESWHTESRKFQTRDYRLFDIQHAVLPTKMPLPEFYEELVKTQQVLNKKHLGWAALKGTAKIAAGHLMRGQTNFIKMLWKFNSVYNPKLQIADHQRRPTYEMTLPSAPQEMKNLDAKQLFILPAKGRRGRALDESSEQFVEATRTGTSI is encoded by the coding sequence ATGAAGTTCCTCGCAGTCCATCCCGGTCCGCTGATGTACACGAAGATTTATCTCCGCCTGGAGCCGCTCGGCCTCGAGATGGTCGCGCAGGCCTGTCGCCAAGCGGGGCATGACGTTCGTCTGATCGATCTGCAGGCGGATACCTGGAAAGACTACGAGGCACTCATCACCAGCTGGAAGCCGGATGCAGTGGCGTTTGGCTGCAACTATCTGGCGAATGTCCCAGAGATCGTCGATCTCGCGAAACTGACCAAGAGCCTGTTGCCGAATGCCTTTGTCTTCGTTGGGGGGCATAGTGCCTCATTTGTGGCGAGGGACTTTTTGGAGCATGCCAACGGTGCGCTCGATTGTGTGCTGAAGGGCGAAGGCGAAGTGGCGGCCCCCAAGTTGCTCGAAGCGGTGGAGCACGACCGCAAGGCGATCACCAAAGTTCCCGGTGTAGTGACCCTGGATGGAGAGGGACCACCAGCCCAGTTCATCGAAAATTTGGACAGTGTTCGACCTGCACGTGATCTGCTCCGGAACCGGCACAAGTATTTCATTGGCGTGCTGGATCCCTGTGCCTCCGTCGAATTTGCACGAGGCTGTCCGTGGGATTGTTCATTCTGCAGCGCCTGGACGTTTTATGGGCGCAGCTATCGAACGGTCAGCACCGAAAGGGCGGTGGAAGAGCTCGAACAGGTTCAGGAACCGGGTATCTTTCTGGTAGACGATGTGGCCTTTATTCAAGCCAAGCAGGGCATGGAGATCGGCGAAGCCGTCGCTCGTCGCGGAATCAAGAAACAGTACTACATGGAAACGCGTGGCGACGTCTTGCTGCGCAATAAAGAAGTCTTTCAGTTTTGGAAAAAGCTCGGGCTCCAGTACATGTTCTTGGGCGTTGAGGCCATTGATGAAGAGGGCCTCAAGATGCACCGTAAGCGTATCTCACTGGGCCGAAACTTTGAAGCGCTGGAGTTTGCTCGATCGCTCGGCATTACTGTCGCCATCAATTTGATCGCGGATCCGGACTGGGATCGGCAACGGTTCGAGACCGTTCGGCAATGGTGCTTGGAGATCCCGGAAATCGTGAACATCAGCGTGAACACACCCTATCCCGGCACCGAAAGCTGGCATACCGAATCACGCAAGTTCCAGACGAGAGATTACCGGCTGTTCGACATTCAACATGCCGTGCTGCCGACGAAAATGCCGCTGCCGGAGTTTTATGAAGAACTTGTCAAGACACAACAGGTCTTGAACAAGAAACATCTCGGCTGGGCCGCGCTCAAGGGGACGGCGAAGATCGCAGCCGGACATTTGATGCGTGGGCAGACTAACTTCATCAAGATGCTGTGGAAGTTCAACAGCGTCTACAATCCCAAACTCCAGATCGCTGATCACCAGCGCCGACCGACCTACGAGATGACGCTTCCGTCAGCTCCACAAGAAATGAAGAATCTCGACGCCAAGCAGCTCTTTATTCTGCCGGCCAAGGGACGACGGGGGCGCGCCCTCGACGAGTCGAGCGAACAGTTTGTGGAGGCGACTCGGACGGGGACGAGTATCTAG
- a CDS encoding PilZ domain-containing protein → MKTYTVRKKLRTSARCQLCYFCDGSLTTGIVWDLSEGGWRAAGERPVHAGTESTVYMTILQGDQPHNILIDAAVVRWSDGQIAGWEILRIDEANRTRLTHFVEKLRSASPTEEILTGSRS, encoded by the coding sequence ATGAAGACCTATACAGTTCGCAAGAAGTTACGGACTTCCGCTCGATGCCAGCTCTGCTACTTCTGTGACGGATCCCTCACCACCGGGATCGTATGGGATCTATCAGAAGGAGGCTGGCGCGCGGCTGGAGAACGTCCCGTTCATGCTGGAACTGAATCGACCGTCTATATGACCATTCTTCAAGGAGACCAGCCGCATAACATCCTCATCGATGCCGCTGTTGTACGCTGGTCGGATGGTCAAATTGCAGGTTGGGAAATCCTCCGGATTGATGAAGCGAACCGAACCCGGTTGACCCACTTCGTCGAAAAGCTCAGATCGGCCAGCCCAACAGAGGAAATCTTGACGGGCTCACGCTCTTGA